In one Pseudodesulfovibrio tunisiensis genomic region, the following are encoded:
- a CDS encoding nitrogenase component 1 → MKEYHHLLPLATGYFGVSSALYDFDGLVVVYGPAGGAWHINIEDEPRWYRGPATVVGAGLLEMDVILGNDDKFIDNIVRTAKGLGRSFVALSGTPISEIIGTDLKGFARTIEARTDMPVFMVPTAGSEPYPEGASKAFLALADKFMDPNAPKVSGGINVLGAIHLTMGKGTRFAPLLDVLREDRFRIVGMFSAPLPDQTDPLEGVRKAPGAEINAVVSTSGLALAEHMHADYGIPFVVGMPVGLAGCNAFLDMLDGSTPSVHDDCEPVPYRHALVIGEPVLSHGLKYCLSHDFGVGRVDVISVTPSEQMFSQSPGCIGVLAERGHFDRDTDDEKQIGELMNDPSVDLIVADPCYRPLLKGERKFVPLPHTAMSARIHWDMEYEYAVDKGYEYLASQLLGD, encoded by the coding sequence ATGAAAGAATACCATCACCTTCTTCCCCTGGCCACGGGCTACTTCGGCGTCAGTTCCGCATTGTACGATTTCGACGGGCTTGTCGTTGTCTACGGCCCGGCTGGCGGCGCATGGCACATCAACATCGAGGACGAACCGCGCTGGTATCGCGGCCCGGCCACGGTGGTCGGCGCCGGGCTGCTGGAAATGGACGTCATTCTGGGCAACGACGACAAGTTCATCGACAATATCGTCAGGACGGCCAAGGGACTGGGGCGCAGTTTCGTGGCCCTGTCCGGCACCCCGATTTCCGAGATCATCGGCACGGACCTGAAGGGATTCGCCCGGACCATCGAAGCCCGCACCGACATGCCGGTGTTCATGGTGCCCACAGCCGGGTCCGAGCCCTATCCCGAAGGCGCTTCCAAGGCGTTCCTCGCGCTCGCCGACAAGTTCATGGACCCGAATGCGCCCAAGGTCTCCGGCGGCATCAACGTACTCGGAGCCATTCACCTCACCATGGGAAAAGGCACCCGATTTGCGCCTCTGCTCGACGTGCTCCGGGAGGACAGGTTCAGGATCGTGGGCATGTTTTCAGCCCCTCTGCCTGATCAGACCGATCCCCTTGAGGGAGTTCGCAAGGCCCCGGGCGCGGAAATCAATGCCGTGGTCTCCACCAGCGGTCTGGCTCTGGCCGAACACATGCATGCGGATTACGGCATCCCGTTCGTGGTGGGCATGCCTGTCGGTCTGGCCGGTTGCAACGCCTTTCTGGACATGCTCGACGGCTCGACACCCTCTGTCCACGATGACTGCGAACCAGTTCCGTACAGACACGCTCTGGTCATTGGCGAACCAGTGTTGAGCCATGGCCTGAAATACTGTCTGAGCCACGATTTCGGCGTGGGCAGGGTGGATGTGATCTCGGTCACGCCCTCGGAACAGATGTTCAGCCAAAGCCCGGGATGCATCGGCGTACTGGCGGAACGCGGCCATTTCGATCGCGATACCGACGATGAAAAACAGATCGGGGAACTGATGAACGATCCGAGCGTCGACCTGATCGTGGCCGATCCCTGCTACCGTCCCCTGCTGAAGGGAGAAAGAAAATTCGTCCCCCTGCCGCACACGGCCATGAGCGCACGAATTCACTGGGACATGGAATACGAATACGCTGTGGACAAGGGATACGAATATCTGGCCTCGCAACTGTTGGGCGACTAA
- a CDS encoding HypC/HybG/HupF family hydrogenase formation chaperone, which yields MCLAVPAEVLSIDGDIAVCRVAQGRTTVKASLMLLPRMPVPGEFVIIHAGFALRVVDRKAAEETLRVLSESVESPQGASAEG from the coding sequence ATGTGTCTTGCCGTTCCCGCCGAAGTGCTTTCCATTGATGGGGACATCGCCGTGTGTCGCGTGGCTCAGGGCCGGACCACGGTCAAGGCGTCCCTGATGCTGCTGCCCCGAATGCCGGTCCCGGGCGAATTCGTCATCATCCATGCCGGGTTCGCCCTGCGCGTGGTGGACCGGAAAGCGGCGGAGGAAACCCTGCGCGTACTTTCCGAGTCCGTGGAATCACCTCAGGGGGCGAGTGCAGAGGGATAA
- a CDS encoding DUF1844 domain-containing protein: MSENKCNENPMKGMPLDINFTTFIYSLSSSVMVALGEVPDPTTGKTEFQPGVAKHTIDVLAMLQDKFENGLADDEKKLMCDILYNLRMSYVKKTS, from the coding sequence ATGAGCGAAAACAAATGCAATGAAAACCCCATGAAAGGGATGCCTCTGGACATCAATTTCACCACCTTCATCTATTCCCTGAGTTCTTCGGTGATGGTGGCTCTCGGCGAAGTGCCGGACCCGACCACGGGCAAGACCGAATTCCAGCCCGGCGTGGCCAAGCATACCATCGACGTGCTGGCCATGTTGCAGGACAAGTTCGAAAACGGCCTTGCGGACGATGAAAAGAAACTCATGTGCGACATTCTGTACAATCTGCGGATGTCGTACGTGAAAAAGACAAGCTAG
- the argC gene encoding N-acetyl-gamma-glutamyl-phosphate reductase: MPEFIRAGLVGVTGYTGMELARLMPGHPSMKLVRATSRSEAGRTLAELYPFLHRMELGELVITQPDPADLAASCDVVFLAVPHKTAMEIAAELLEHGVKVVDLSADFRIRDKATYEAWYKVEHTRPALLAEAVYGLIELYEDDIRGARLIANPGCYPTSCILGLAPAMKNGLADPAGIVIDSKSGTTGSGRGAKISSLFCEVHDSFKAYGLPTHRHTPEIEQEVSCLAGTDVTLSFNTHLLPIDRGILSTIYTTLKGDRSLNEVHAIYSDFYADKPWVRVLPKGQLPETRFVRGTMFCDIGLVVDPRTGRLIILSAIDNLCRGASGQAMANANLICGLPVDTGLGLAPVMP; the protein is encoded by the coding sequence ATGCCCGAATTCATCAGGGCCGGTCTCGTGGGCGTGACCGGCTATACAGGAATGGAACTGGCCCGGCTCATGCCCGGGCACCCGAGCATGAAACTGGTCCGCGCCACCTCTCGCTCCGAAGCGGGCCGAACTCTGGCCGAACTCTACCCGTTCCTGCACCGAATGGAATTGGGCGAACTCGTCATCACCCAGCCTGACCCGGCCGATCTGGCCGCCTCCTGCGACGTGGTGTTTCTGGCCGTGCCCCACAAGACCGCCATGGAAATCGCGGCCGAGCTGCTGGAACACGGGGTCAAGGTCGTGGACCTGTCCGCGGACTTCCGCATCCGGGACAAGGCCACCTACGAGGCATGGTACAAGGTGGAACACACCCGCCCCGCCCTGCTGGCCGAGGCCGTATACGGCCTGATCGAGCTGTACGAGGACGACATCCGGGGCGCGCGCCTCATCGCCAACCCGGGCTGCTACCCCACATCCTGCATTCTGGGACTGGCACCGGCCATGAAGAACGGTCTGGCCGACCCCGCAGGCATCGTGATCGATTCCAAGTCCGGCACCACGGGCTCGGGACGCGGCGCCAAGATTTCCTCCCTGTTCTGCGAGGTGCACGATTCGTTCAAGGCCTATGGCCTGCCCACGCATCGCCACACCCCCGAGATCGAACAGGAAGTGTCCTGTCTGGCGGGAACGGACGTGACCCTGTCCTTCAACACCCATCTTCTGCCCATTGATCGGGGCATCCTGTCCACCATCTACACCACGTTGAAAGGCGACCGTTCGCTGAACGAGGTGCATGCGATCTACTCGGATTTCTACGCGGACAAGCCGTGGGTGCGCGTCCTGCCCAAGGGCCAGCTCCCGGAAACCCGGTTCGTGCGCGGCACCATGTTCTGCGACATCGGTCTTGTGGTGGACCCGCGCACCGGACGACTCATCATCCTGTCCGCCATCGACAACCTGTGCCGGGGCGCCTCCGGACAGGCCATGGCCAATGCCAACCTGATCTGCGGCCTGCCCGTGGATACGGGCCTTGGCCTGGCCCCGGTCATGCCCTGA
- the cls gene encoding cardiolipin synthase, which yields MVGGVHNIPAPLKPSERRNPHAPRCVFESLAGLPFIGGNDLELLVDGKATFQAIFRAVRKAEKYVLVQFFIVHDDEIGRRFKTLLMAKASQGVRVHFLYDEIGCHSTPAAYWEELRAAGVDVRPFHTRKGRGNRFQLNFRNHRKIVVVDGHTAFVGGHNVGDEYLGLDERFGHWRDTHVRCSGPAVLGVQVSYAKDWYWAAHELLRLNWSHEPRPGGADVLALGTGPGDKLESCSLMYVRAINASRDRIWIASPYFVPDSPVLKALQLAALRGVDVRIMIPEKPDHKIVYWAGFSSLKELDLPGVRVFRYADGFLHQKVFLVDNCLAGVGTANLDNRSFRLNFEITLLVENESFCNEIEQMMKADFNRCIEVGPSEFDDKNAAYKMLVRCARLLAPVL from the coding sequence ATGGTCGGCGGGGTGCACAACATTCCCGCACCGCTCAAGCCCTCGGAACGGCGGAATCCCCATGCTCCGCGCTGCGTGTTCGAATCCCTGGCAGGGCTTCCGTTCATCGGTGGCAATGATCTGGAACTGCTGGTTGATGGCAAGGCCACGTTTCAGGCCATTTTCCGGGCTGTTCGCAAGGCCGAAAAGTATGTTCTGGTCCAGTTCTTCATTGTGCATGACGACGAGATCGGGCGGCGTTTCAAGACATTGCTCATGGCCAAGGCCTCCCAGGGCGTGCGCGTGCATTTCCTGTATGACGAGATCGGCTGCCACTCCACGCCTGCGGCGTACTGGGAGGAATTGCGGGCCGCCGGAGTGGACGTCCGCCCCTTTCATACCCGCAAGGGACGGGGCAATCGGTTTCAGCTCAATTTTCGCAATCATCGCAAGATCGTGGTAGTGGACGGCCATACCGCCTTTGTGGGCGGGCACAACGTGGGTGACGAATATCTCGGTCTGGACGAGCGGTTCGGGCATTGGCGGGATACGCATGTCCGCTGCTCCGGTCCGGCCGTGCTCGGGGTGCAGGTCAGCTATGCCAAGGATTGGTACTGGGCCGCGCATGAACTGCTGCGTCTGAACTGGTCCCATGAGCCCAGACCGGGTGGGGCCGACGTGCTGGCTCTGGGCACCGGGCCCGGGGACAAGCTGGAGTCCTGCTCCCTCATGTATGTCCGCGCCATCAACGCATCCCGGGACCGCATCTGGATTGCCAGTCCCTATTTCGTGCCGGATTCCCCGGTGCTCAAGGCGCTTCAGCTCGCCGCCCTGCGCGGGGTGGACGTGCGCATCATGATACCGGAAAAGCCGGACCACAAGATCGTGTACTGGGCCGGGTTTTCCAGCCTCAAGGAATTGGACCTGCCGGGCGTGCGCGTATTCCGCTATGCGGACGGATTTCTGCATCAGAAGGTGTTTCTCGTGGACAACTGCCTTGCCGGGGTGGGCACGGCCAATCTGGACAACCGCTCGTTTCGCCTGAATTTCGAGATAACCCTGCTGGTTGAAAATGAATCATTCTGCAATGAAATCGAGCAGATGATGAAGGCTGATTTCAATAGGTGCATCGAGGTCGGCCCAAGCGAGTTCGATGACAAGAATGCGGCCTACAAGATGCTGGTCCGTTGCGCCCGGCTGCTTGCTCCGGTCCTGTGA
- a CDS encoding glycosyltransferase family 9 protein, giving the protein MIDLKTFVPRRILVCQLRQIGDVLLSTPALALLKRRYPDAAIDVVTEKKCLPVLENNPNVDHVWPIDKNILGNPIRALFYYARVGRANYDLVVDFQQLPRCKWVVRFSSAPVKLSFAPPWYNRYLYTHWSVPDDGYAAKCKTSVLKPLGIQWDGERPELFLTEQEREWAESFVAGLHLDGKRYVTVDPSHRRETRRWPIEHYARLMQLIREEKPDVSFIIMYGPGERELAEQVASRVGKGAVAPERMLSLREMAAVQEKAAMQLGNCSSPRHFAVAVDTPSLTIQGATGTAWRFPSEKHISAYKGLECQFCNRNECATRECLVSLLPEEVLPDALKLLSLSE; this is encoded by the coding sequence ATGATTGATCTCAAGACGTTCGTGCCAAGGCGCATACTGGTCTGCCAGCTCCGGCAGATCGGCGACGTGCTGCTGTCCACTCCGGCTCTTGCGTTGCTCAAGCGCCGCTATCCGGATGCGGCAATCGATGTCGTGACCGAGAAGAAGTGCCTGCCTGTTCTGGAGAACAATCCGAACGTGGACCACGTGTGGCCGATCGACAAGAATATTTTGGGCAATCCGATCAGGGCGCTTTTCTACTATGCTCGTGTCGGCCGCGCCAACTATGATCTTGTTGTGGATTTCCAGCAGCTTCCCCGGTGCAAGTGGGTGGTCCGGTTCTCTTCGGCCCCGGTGAAGCTGAGTTTCGCGCCTCCGTGGTACAATCGGTATCTCTATACGCACTGGAGCGTTCCGGATGATGGCTACGCTGCGAAATGCAAAACCAGTGTATTGAAGCCGCTGGGCATCCAGTGGGACGGGGAGCGGCCGGAACTGTTTCTTACCGAACAGGAACGGGAATGGGCCGAGTCGTTTGTCGCCGGGCTGCATCTGGACGGCAAACGCTATGTCACGGTCGACCCGAGTCATCGCCGGGAAACGCGCCGTTGGCCGATCGAGCATTATGCCCGTCTGATGCAATTGATTCGGGAAGAAAAGCCCGACGTCTCCTTCATCATCATGTATGGCCCGGGCGAGCGGGAGCTGGCAGAGCAGGTGGCTTCCCGTGTCGGAAAAGGCGCGGTTGCGCCGGAACGCATGCTCTCCCTGCGGGAAATGGCCGCGGTTCAGGAAAAGGCGGCCATGCAACTGGGCAACTGTTCGTCTCCGCGACATTTTGCCGTGGCAGTGGATACGCCGTCCCTGACCATTCAGGGCGCCACGGGAACCGCATGGCGATTCCCCTCGGAAAAGCATATCAGCGCGTACAAGGGGCTTGAGTGCCAGTTCTGCAACAGGAACGAATGCGCTACCCGCGAGTGTCTGGTTTCGCTGCTTCCCGAAGAAGTCCTGCCTGACGCATTGAAGCTGCTTTCCCTGTCCGAATAG
- a CDS encoding FmdB family zinc ribbon protein: MPIYEIHCKDCGFQGETLQLGAADAPECPECGGTNTEKLMSATSSLTGRAGQSMPGPGDTGCCGSTPGHAGCAGPGSCCGRKFD; this comes from the coding sequence ATGCCCATCTACGAGATTCACTGCAAGGATTGCGGATTTCAGGGAGAAACGCTCCAGCTTGGCGCGGCAGATGCGCCGGAGTGCCCTGAGTGCGGCGGCACGAACACGGAAAAGCTCATGTCCGCCACGAGTTCGCTGACCGGCAGGGCCGGACAGTCCATGCCCGGCCCCGGCGATACGGGCTGTTGCGGCTCCACTCCGGGGCATGCCGGCTGCGCCGGTCCGGGTTCCTGCTGCGGCAGGAAGTTCGATTGA
- a CDS encoding iron-sulfur cluster assembly scaffold protein, with translation MSVDESHKLECVGDRFLSYMHNPRNVGEMAAPDGRAVLTGQCGDTIGVHVAIRDNVLDKVMVQPQGCVYTTVCAGAVSVLARGLTLDQAVGLEPQDVVEELGGLPEDHLHCARLALNTLGEAIIDYYARQGKSLQEK, from the coding sequence ATGTCGGTTGATGAGTCCCATAAGCTGGAATGCGTCGGGGATCGCTTTCTCAGCTACATGCACAATCCCCGAAACGTGGGCGAGATGGCCGCGCCCGACGGCAGGGCTGTCCTGACCGGACAGTGCGGCGACACCATCGGCGTGCACGTCGCGATTCGCGACAATGTGCTGGACAAGGTCATGGTGCAGCCGCAGGGATGCGTCTATACCACGGTCTGCGCCGGAGCCGTGAGCGTTCTGGCCAGGGGGTTGACCCTTGATCAGGCAGTCGGTCTGGAACCGCAGGACGTGGTGGAGGAACTGGGCGGCCTGCCCGAGGATCATCTCCACTGCGCGCGTCTGGCCCTGAATACGCTCGGCGAGGCCATCATCGACTATTATGCCCGGCAGGGGAAATCCCTTCAGGAGAAGTAG
- a CDS encoding NifB/NifX family molybdenum-iron cluster-binding protein → MEKVLIAVPSGAPGGLDAQVGAHFGHCDMYTVIEAENGEIRKVGTLPNVPHQQGGCMAPVNHLASNGVNVLIAGGMGMRPLMGFNQVGVQVYYGADAPTVGAAVQAFLEGKLQPFTAEFTCGGGN, encoded by the coding sequence ATGGAAAAAGTGCTTATTGCCGTGCCGTCCGGAGCCCCCGGCGGACTTGATGCCCAGGTGGGCGCCCATTTCGGCCATTGCGACATGTACACCGTGATCGAAGCCGAGAACGGCGAGATCAGGAAGGTGGGTACCCTGCCCAATGTTCCGCATCAGCAGGGCGGTTGCATGGCCCCGGTGAACCACCTCGCTTCCAATGGCGTGAACGTGCTCATCGCCGGTGGCATGGGCATGCGCCCGCTCATGGGTTTCAATCAGGTCGGCGTGCAGGTCTACTACGGCGCCGATGCTCCCACTGTCGGTGCTGCGGTGCAGGCTTTCCTCGAGGGCAAGCTTCAGCCGTTCACTGCCGAGTTCACCTGCGGCGGCGGAAACTAG
- a CDS encoding ATP-binding protein: MREILVISGKGGTGKTSLTGAFAHLATDKVLCDLDVDAPDLHILLSPEDHKKEDFVSGNEAVIDPDLCTGCGTCAEMCRFDAVRETGDGLYEVDPLRCEGCNVCVTFCPAQAVKFPAKHCGTWGIGETRFGPMVHARLFPGEENSGRLVSLLKQHAREVAKEKGLGTVLCDGAPGIGCPVISSLSGTDLAVIVTEPTLSGQHDLERVADLCEHFRIRPTVLVNKFDLNPEQTERIEAYCSERNYEVVAKLPHDSIVVEAMVERKVVTEMPDSPFTDTLRSAWARIEELSEQCASASK; this comes from the coding sequence ATGCGTGAGATTCTTGTAATCAGCGGCAAGGGCGGAACGGGAAAGACTTCGTTGACCGGCGCGTTCGCGCATCTGGCCACGGACAAGGTACTGTGCGACCTGGACGTGGATGCACCGGACCTGCATATCCTGCTTTCGCCCGAAGACCATAAGAAAGAGGACTTCGTGTCCGGCAACGAGGCAGTGATCGACCCGGACCTATGCACCGGGTGCGGCACGTGTGCCGAGATGTGCCGGTTCGACGCGGTCCGGGAAACCGGGGACGGCCTGTACGAGGTCGACCCCCTGCGCTGCGAAGGGTGCAACGTGTGCGTCACGTTCTGCCCGGCACAGGCAGTGAAGTTCCCGGCAAAGCATTGCGGTACCTGGGGAATCGGGGAAACCCGGTTCGGCCCCATGGTGCATGCCCGGCTTTTTCCGGGCGAGGAGAATTCCGGCCGCCTCGTATCGCTGCTCAAGCAGCATGCGCGCGAAGTGGCCAAGGAAAAGGGCCTGGGCACCGTGCTCTGCGACGGCGCGCCCGGCATCGGCTGCCCGGTGATCAGTTCCCTGTCCGGCACGGATCTGGCCGTGATCGTCACGGAACCGACCCTGTCCGGCCAGCATGATCTGGAGCGTGTGGCCGACCTGTGCGAGCACTTCCGCATCAGGCCCACGGTTCTGGTCAACAAGTTCGACCTGAACCCCGAACAGACCGAGCGCATCGAGGCGTACTGTTCGGAGCGGAATTACGAGGTCGTGGCCAAGCTGCCCCATGACTCCATCGTGGTGGAGGCCATGGTCGAACGCAAGGTCGTGACCGAAATGCCGGATTCCCCGTTCACCGACACCCTGCGTTCGGCATGGGCCAGGATCGAGGAACTGTCCGAGCAGTGTGCATCCGCATCCAAGTAA
- a CDS encoding 4Fe-4S binding protein yields MIISVASGKGGTGKTTVTSSLVSVWDKPVAAVDLDVEEPNLHLFLRPEIDKVSTVDMEIPKADDAKCTHCRKCADLCSFKAITVMAETLLVFEEMCHGCGGCLAICPEDALTPGARPLGTLEEGKSGDKPYLMGRLRIGEAMSPPLMRHVKKRLDQVIGETGRDAIIDSPPGVSCPAVASVIDSDFIVLVTEPTPFGFHDFKLAWEAFTPLGKPMGVVVNRAGIGDRSVQDFCAEKGLPILAEIPFDRAVAEGYSKGQVVAEVSDDLKRVFESLRDAIRREAAHA; encoded by the coding sequence ATGATCATTTCCGTTGCCAGCGGAAAAGGCGGCACCGGCAAGACCACGGTAACCTCTTCGCTCGTCTCTGTCTGGGACAAGCCCGTGGCTGCCGTGGATCTCGATGTGGAAGAACCGAATCTGCATCTTTTCCTGCGCCCGGAAATCGACAAGGTGTCCACTGTGGACATGGAGATTCCCAAGGCCGACGATGCCAAATGCACTCATTGCCGCAAATGCGCGGACCTGTGCAGCTTCAAGGCCATCACCGTGATGGCCGAGACCCTGCTCGTGTTCGAGGAGATGTGTCACGGGTGTGGCGGCTGTCTGGCCATCTGTCCGGAGGATGCACTGACCCCGGGCGCACGGCCTCTGGGCACCCTTGAAGAGGGGAAGTCCGGAGACAAACCCTATCTCATGGGGCGACTCCGCATCGGCGAGGCCATGAGTCCGCCGCTCATGCGCCATGTCAAGAAACGCCTCGATCAGGTGATCGGGGAAACCGGGCGCGACGCGATCATCGATTCGCCCCCGGGGGTGAGCTGTCCTGCCGTCGCATCGGTCATCGACAGTGATTTCATAGTGTTGGTCACCGAACCCACTCCGTTCGGCTTCCACGACTTCAAGCTGGCCTGGGAAGCGTTCACGCCTCTTGGCAAGCCCATGGGCGTGGTGGTGAACCGGGCCGGAATCGGCGACCGGAGCGTACAGGACTTCTGTGCGGAGAAGGGCCTGCCCATCCTTGCGGAAATCCCCTTTGATCGCGCTGTGGCCGAAGGGTATTCCAAGGGACAGGTTGTCGCAGAGGTGAGCGACGACCTGAAACGCGTATTCGAGTCCTTGCGGGACGCCATTCGGAGGGAGGCTGCCCATGCGTGA
- a CDS encoding DUF134 domain-containing protein translates to MPRPRKCRRVEEAPKATYFKPRGIPLMDLTDIYLAVEGLEALRLADFEGLTMEEGAERMNVSRHTFGRILAEARRVTAEALVKGQALRIEGGNYEIEGRSSAESESEEPRPARGPIKESSMTKVAVTSEGPTLQDMIDPRFGRAGGFVVVDVDTMEFEYVDNGASQTMAQGAGIQAAERVAQSGAQIVLTGYVGPKAFDALKAVGIKVGQDLDGMTVAEAVEKFKAGEVTVADAPNK, encoded by the coding sequence ATGCCCAGACCGCGCAAGTGCCGCCGGGTGGAGGAAGCACCCAAGGCAACCTACTTCAAGCCCAGAGGGATTCCCCTCATGGATCTGACCGACATCTATCTTGCCGTGGAGGGGCTGGAAGCCCTGCGGTTGGCGGATTTCGAAGGTCTGACCATGGAAGAGGGCGCGGAGCGCATGAACGTGTCCCGTCATACTTTCGGCCGGATTCTGGCCGAGGCCAGACGGGTAACCGCCGAGGCCCTGGTCAAGGGGCAGGCGTTGCGCATCGAGGGCGGGAACTATGAGATCGAAGGCCGGTCGTCGGCCGAATCCGAATCAGAAGAACCGCGCCCAGCGCGCGGACCAATAAAGGAGTCTTCAATGACCAAAGTCGCCGTGACCAGTGAAGGACCCACTCTGCAGGACATGATCGATCCCCGTTTCGGACGCGCCGGGGGATTCGTCGTGGTGGACGTGGACACCATGGAATTCGAATACGTGGACAACGGCGCGTCCCAGACCATGGCTCAGGGCGCCGGGATTCAGGCTGCCGAGCGCGTGGCCCAGTCCGGTGCGCAGATCGTGCTGACCGGCTACGTCGGCCCCAAGGCGTTCGATGCGCTCAAGGCCGTGGGCATCAAGGTGGGGCAGGACCTCGATGGCATGACTGTTGCCGAGGCTGTCGAAAAGTTCAAGGCCGGCGAAGTCACGGTCGCCGACGCTCCCAACAAGTAG
- a CDS encoding DUF134 domain-containing protein, which translates to MGRRKKCRIIGRMPGADLFKPHGIPAAGLRGVVLPVDGLEAFRLVDGEGLSQEEAAERMDVSRPTLCRILADARRTVAKALSEGWAIRIETGDHVVHRPGDDPEMETLACRRHGRGPCGRGMGRGGGNRNKGGNNA; encoded by the coding sequence ATGGGTCGACGCAAGAAATGTCGGATCATAGGGCGGATGCCCGGGGCGGATTTGTTCAAGCCCCATGGAATACCCGCTGCCGGACTGCGCGGCGTTGTCCTGCCCGTGGACGGGCTGGAGGCGTTTCGGCTGGTGGACGGGGAAGGGCTGAGTCAGGAAGAGGCTGCGGAACGCATGGACGTGTCTCGGCCGACATTGTGCCGGATTCTGGCGGATGCCCGGCGCACCGTGGCAAAGGCCCTGAGTGAAGGGTGGGCCATTCGCATCGAGACCGGGGACCATGTGGTTCACCGGCCCGGGGATGACCCGGAAATGGAAACGCTCGCCTGCCGTCGGCATGGTCGCGGTCCGTGTGGCCGGGGCATGGGACGGGGTGGCGGTAATCGCAACAAGGGAGGCAACAATGCCTAA
- a CDS encoding glycosyltransferase, which yields MKKPKISFCTYTCNDAQYAADLLRRTREWTVRPDEYVVVDDGSGQAFFMEDAPDNLTVIRISPNRGITFAKRTGLSAASGDVIFSMDCDTRVAPDWLELNLKYLGDPEIGLVGGALEYRSGDDLVSRYLAKFGDNHNLHEVGPVDFIPGNAFLLRRETWINVGGFGEYLETNCQDHVLSNRIADAGLTLFSDARARAWQLRRISRTTMCKRVWKWCHRTVKEQMLPGDRAIPYLFEATAKPMLDRFEDAITAREPLFLYLELLYLAHTVLDLIGYAEGRGLMPRTSEQGFKAGLAELFRGFPAIGARFRDDLAELGHAVPLEPAGPLGPWEDFFLFAPMLRDGGLMEWLDSDGLGLLVQEDRETEYDFSSYATASFDMPI from the coding sequence ATGAAGAAACCGAAGATTTCCTTTTGCACCTACACTTGCAATGATGCGCAGTATGCTGCGGATCTGTTGCGCCGAACCCGGGAGTGGACGGTTCGACCCGATGAGTACGTGGTGGTGGACGACGGCTCCGGGCAGGCATTTTTCATGGAGGATGCCCCGGACAATCTGACCGTGATCCGCATCTCGCCGAACCGGGGCATCACCTTTGCCAAGCGTACGGGCCTGAGCGCCGCGTCCGGGGACGTGATTTTTTCCATGGACTGCGACACCCGCGTTGCGCCGGATTGGCTGGAGCTGAATCTCAAGTATCTGGGCGATCCGGAAATCGGATTGGTGGGCGGAGCGCTGGAATACCGTTCCGGCGACGATCTCGTGTCCCGGTATCTGGCGAAGTTCGGGGACAATCACAACCTGCATGAGGTGGGTCCCGTGGATTTCATCCCGGGCAACGCATTTCTGCTCCGGCGCGAAACATGGATCAATGTGGGCGGATTCGGCGAGTATCTGGAAACCAATTGTCAGGATCACGTGCTGAGCAATCGCATTGCGGATGCCGGGCTGACCCTGTTCTCCGATGCCCGCGCCCGGGCATGGCAGCTTCGCCGCATTTCCCGCACCACCATGTGCAAGCGGGTCTGGAAGTGGTGTCATCGCACGGTCAAGGAACAGATGCTTCCCGGGGATCGGGCGATTCCCTATCTGTTCGAAGCCACGGCCAAGCCCATGCTGGATCGGTTCGAGGATGCCATCACGGCACGGGAACCCCTGTTCCTGTATCTGGAGTTGCTCTATCTGGCCCATACCGTGCTGGACCTGATCGGATATGCGGAAGGGCGCGGCCTCATGCCTCGGACATCGGAGCAGGGCTTCAAGGCCGGGCTGGCCGAGCTGTTCCGGGGCTTTCCCGCCATTGGCGCAAGATTCCGGGATGATCTGGCCGAACTCGGGCATGCCGTGCCGCTGGAACCTGCCGGACCGCTCGGGCCATGGGAGGATTTCTTTCTGTTCGCCCCCATGCTGCGGGACGGTGGCCTCATGGAATGGCTCGACAGCGACGGTCTGGGCCTGCTTGTGCAGGAGGACAGGGAAACGGAATACGATTTTTCCTCGTATGCGACAGCATCGTTCGATATGCCGATCTAG